CAGCTATTGATGGCTGATACAAAGCATCTTTTGTTAATTGGTGCGTACCGTGATAACGAAGTCAATCCAGGACATCCATTGATGTTGACTTTGAACGAGATTGAAAAAAAACAAACAACGATTAATACAATTACCTTAGCACCACTGAATCAAGAAAAAGTCAATCAATTAGTTGCTGACACACTTAAATGTTCCCAGGATTTGGCATCACCTCTTTCTCGATTAGTGTTTCAAAAAACTCAAGGAAATCCGTTTTTTTCTATCCAGTTTTTGAAGGCATTGCATCAAGAGCTACTGATTAACTTTAACTCCAAGTCAGGCTATTGGCAATGTGATATTGCCCAAGTTAATCAACAGGCAGTTACAGATGATGTTGTTGAATTTATGGCGTTGCAGTTAGAGAAATTACCATTAGCAACCCAGAATATCCTCAAGTTAGCATCTTGTATTGGCAACCAGTTTGATTTAGCAACTTTGGCAATTGTTTCCGAACAATGCCAAATTAATACGGCGGCTGCTTTGTGGAAAGCATTGCAAGAAGGATTTATTTTACCAATTAGTGAGGTTTATAAATTTTATCAAGGAGAAGAAAGGGAGCAATTGGCACTGTCATCTCAGAATATCGAGAAAAAAATAGCTAAATATGCCTTCTTACATGACAGAGTACAGCAAGCAGCTTATTTCTTGATTTCCGATGAACAAAAAACAGCAACTCATCTTAAAATTGGACAATTACTGAGAGAAAATTTGTCTGAGTTAGAGATTGAAGAAAAACTCTTCGATCTGGTTGGGCATTTGAATTTAGGAATTGAGTTAATTAGTCAAGCAAGCGATCGCCAAGCCCTAGCTCAACTCAACTTCAAAGCTGGCAGTAAAGCCAAAAATGCGACTGCATACACCGCCGCTAGAGTGTATTTCCAAACTGGGATCGCCTTACTCCAGCCCGACTGCTGGCAAACACAGTACGAATTAGCCTTGAACCTCCATTTGGCAGTAACCGAAGCTAGCTATTTAAATAGTGACTTTGAGAGCATGGAAGAGATGGCTGGAGTGGTTTTGCAGAACGCCCAGACCATTTTTGACAAAGTGAAAATCTACGAAATTAAAATTGCAGCACTAACGGCTCAGAGCCAAATATTAGGGGCGATCGCTGTCGGCGCAGATGTCCTGAGTCAATTAGGGGTGGATTTACCGAGTGCGCCAGAGTCAGCCCAAATCGGCAAAGCTCTGGAATACCTAAAAGAGCAACTCCAAGGCAGAGAAATTTCTGAACTGCTTGACTTACCCGTGATGAGCGATCGCAGAGCGATCGCCGCAATGCAATTATTAGGAATATTGTTTGCACCAGTATTACTGGGAAATCCGGGTTTAATGCCCCTGTTGAGCGCAACGATGGTGCGGTTGTCGCTCCAGTTTGGCAACACCCCCGCCTCGACGGTAGGATATGCGATTCACGGTATGGTGCTATGTGCTTTTTTGAGCGAAGTTGAAGCTGGCTACCAGTTTGGTCTTTTAGCTCTCTCGTTGCTGGAAAAATTGAACGATCCGGGTATAAAGTGTCTCCCTTTAAGCTTCTTTGGGGCTTTCATCCAACATCGCCAGCAATCGTTTTTGGCAACGCTATCGACGATGAAAGATAGCTACACCAATGGTATGGAAACAGGCAGTTTTCTCTACGCTGGCTACAGCATACAATGTTACGAGCATATAGCGCTGTTCGCTGGTGTAAATTTAAATACGTTGTCAGCCGAATTAGTTCCTTACAGTGTGGTTCTGACTCAGGCGAAACAAAATGCGGCGTGTATTTTATTGGATACAGTGCGGCAAGTGGTGGAGAATTTGAGAGAAACAGGGAGCCAACCCCATCGCTTAATGGGCACTGCCTACGATGAAACAATTATGCTGCCAAAGCACCAGCAGGACAACGATTTCACAGCGATCGCCTACGCCTATACCTACAAGCTGATGCTTGCTGCTCTCTGGGGCAATTATCATGCTGCCCTTGAATATATCACCGGAATCAAGCCCTATTTTATGGCAGCAGCAGGGGCGGTACATATTCCCGTTTTCCATTTTTATGCTGCCCTCACATACCTAGCACTCTTCTCCACCCAGCCAGAAGCAGAGAAAGAGGCAAGGGAGCAGGGAGCAGGGAGCAAGGGGGAAAGTTCAAATGGGGATTTGACCCCACCTGGACGAGAACCACTTAACAGAAGTGGGGGAATCAGACATGAGTTCCGCTCCGCTCCACAGCAGGAGTCAGGGGTCATTTCCCCCCGCTCCCTGCCCCCTTCCCCCTGCCTCTTAGTTGAGGCGCAAACCCACCAAACAATTCTGCATCAATGGGCAGAAAATGCCCCGATGAATCACTTGCATAAATGGTATTTAGTGGAGGCTGAACGGTATCGAGTGCTGGGTGAAAAAGTCGCCGCCAGTGAGTATTATGACCAAGCCATTGCTCTGGCTAAAACACATCAGTTTATTAATGAAGAAGCCTTAGCCAATGAACTGGCGGCAAAATTTTACCTTGACTGGGGCAAACAGCGTATCGCTGGGGAATACATGATTGAAGCCTACTACAGCTATATTAGCTGGGGTGCGAAAGCCAAAGTTGCTGACTTGGAAAGACGCTATCCCCAACTGCTTGCTCCCATCCTCCAGCAAACCCGTTCTCCCCTGTCAATTAATGAAACTGTCTTGGCACTGGGGAATGTCATATCCACTAGCTCCCCCACTTCCAGCAGCAATGTCTCTGTTGCTTTAGATTTAGCTGCCATTCTCAAAGCTTCCCAAACTCTGTCAGGCGAAATCGAACTCGAAAAACTGCTCTCAGTATTGCTGGCGATCGCCATTGAAAATGCGGGGGCTGATAAATGCGTATTAATGCTCTTGCAAGACAAGCACTTATTGATCAAAGGGTCAATTACCCTGGGGACAGAGCCAATCGTGTTGCAGAGTCTTCCTGTTGAAGACAGCCAAGATATTCCCCTGAAGTTGATTTACAAAATCTTGCACAACAGGCAGACCACTATGTTAATTGATGCAAGTGCCGATCCGACCTTAGCCAATGACCCCTATATTATTCGTCAGCAGCCAAAGAGTATCTTGTGTAGCCCGATTTTGCATCAAGGTAAGTTGATGGGCATTTTATATCTAGAAAATAACTTAGTGACGGGGGCATTTACGAGCGATCGCTTACAAGTTCTCAATTTCCTCACTACTCAAGCAGCAATTTCGCTAGAAAACGCACTATTATATCACAAGTTAGAGGACTATTCCCATACTCTAGAGCAAAAAGTAGAAAAGCGTACCCAGGAAATCACAGAAAAGGCCACTCAGCTAGAATCAACACTGGAGAAACTTTACTCCACTCAAGCCCAACTAATTCAATCCGAAAAAATGTCCGGCTTAGGACAATTAGTGGCTGGGATTGCTCATGAAATTAATAATCCTATTAATTTCATCTATGGCAACTTACAACCAGCAAGTGAATATGTGGCATCTTTAATTGAATTAAATAATTTATATCAGGAACTTTATCCGCAACCATTGCCAGAAATTGCCGAGAAAATCGCTGATATTGAGCTAGAATTTATATCTGATGATTTACAAAAGCTCCTGTCATCGATGAGAGTAGGAGCAGATCGCATCCGTCAAATTGTCCTATCGCTACGAAATTTTTCCCGTTTGGATGAATCAGAAATAAAATCAGTAGACATTCATTCTGGTATTAATAGCACGCTGTTTATTTTGCAACATCGACTTCAGGGTAACAGTAAACATCCAGAGATTGCAATCATTCAAAAATATGGTCAACTCCCTTTAGTTAATTGTTATGCCTCGGCGCTGAATCAAGTCTTTATGAATATTATCAACAATGCCATTGATGCTTTAGAATCATCAGATGAAAATTTCCAGCCGAATATTATAATTCAGACGGAATTTACAGAATCCAAAAAGGTAATTATCCGCATTGCAGACAACGGTATAGGGATGAGCAAGTCAGTGCAGAATAAGATATTTAATCCATTTTTTACGACAAAACCAGTAGGTAGTGGTACAGGCTTGGGATTATCAACTAGCTATTCGATTGTGGTAGAAAAACATGGGGGTCAATTAAGCTGCACTTCCGCACCAGGAGAGGGTACAGAATTTATCATTGAAATTCCGTTATAGTTTAGGGTTCAGATCCCCGACTTCTTGAAGAAGTGGGGGATCTTTTTTGGGAATACTAAATCTGGAAGTTTCACAGATTTAGCAACATGGTGAGTATCTTTGTCAGTATTCCCGGATATCGCATCAGCGAGGAACTCTACAATGGTTCTAGAACACTGGTTTATCGAGGGTATCGAGAAACTGATTCATTACCAGTAGTGATTAAACTACTGAAAAATCCTTATCCCAACTTCTCTGAACTCTTATCGTTTCGCAATCAGTACACCATTGCTAAAAATCTCAACTCACCTCTGATTGTCCAAACCCATAGCCTAGAATCCTACCAAAATGGCTATGCGCTGGTGATGGAAGACTTTGGGGGGATTTCTCTCAAAGATTATTTCACCTCTGAGCAGGGGCGATATATCGCGTCTTTAGAAGAGTTTTTACGAATTGCGATCGCACTGTGCAATACCTTAGATGTACTTTACCGAGAGCGGATTATTCACAAAGACATCAAACCCGCCAATATTTTAATTAACCCCGAAACCAAACAAGTTAAATTAATCGACTTTAGTATTGCATCTTTACTACCACGGGAAACGCAGACACTAATCAATCCCAATGTGTTAGAAGGGACACTAGCTTATATTTCCCCAGAACAAACAGGAAGAATGAATCGGGGGATTGACTACCGAACTGATTTTTATTCTTTAGGTGTGACATTCTACGAATTACTGACTGGAATTTTACCATTTCAATCAGACGATCCGATGGAGTTGGTACATTCTCACATTGCTAAAATGCCTACTGCATTAGCAAACAGGGAAGAGATTCCGCAAGTAATTTCAGATATTGTGATGAAATTGATAGCCAAGAATGCGGAAGATAGATATCAGAGTGCTTTAGGTTTGAAATTTGATTTAGAAAATTGTTTACGTCAGCTACAAAATGATGGTATAATTGATGACTTTGAGATTGCGCGACGGGATGTGTGCGATCGCTTCATCATCCCCGACAAACTTTATGGACGAGAAACCGAAGTTCAAACATTACTTGATGCATTTGAGCGAGTCAGCCTGGGTGCAACAGAAATGATGCTGGTAGCTGGTTTTTCAGGAATTGGTAAAACAGCAGTTGTCAATGAAGTTCATAAACCAATTGTGCGCCAACGTGGTTATTTTATCAAAGGGAAATATGACCAATTTCAACGGAATATTCCCTTTTCGGCATTTGTGCAAGCATTCCGGGATTTAATGGGACAACTGTTAAGCGAAAGTGATGCCCAAATCCAACAATGGAGTAACCAAATATTAGAGGCTGTTGGAGACAATGGACAGGTAATTATTGAAGTTATCCCCGAATTATCAAGAATTATTGGTGAACAACCACCCGCCATAGAATTATCAGGAACGGCGGCACAAAATAGATTTAATTTATTGTTCCAAAAATTTACCCAAGTTTTTACCAGCTTGGAACATCCATTAGTGATGTTCTTAGATGATTTGCAATGGGCAGATTCAGCATCGCTGAAGTTAATGCAGCTATTGATGGCTGATACAAAGCATCTTTTGTTAATTGGTGCGTACCGTGATAACGAAGTCAACCCAGCACATCCATTGATGTTGACTTTGAGTGAAATTCAAAAAGCACAAGCCACAATTAACACGATTACTTTAGCACCACTGAGTCAAGTGCAAGTAAATCAGTTAGTTGCTGACACCCTGAAATGTACAGAAACTTTGGCATCGCCTCTTTCTCAATTAGTTTATCAAAAAACTCAAGGAAATCCGTTTTTCGCAACCCAGTTTCTCAAAGCATTGCATCAAGATAGGCTAATTGAATTTAATTTTCAATCAGGGTGTTGGCAATGTGATATTGTACAAGTGATAACTCAAGCAGTTACAGATGACGTTGTGGCTTTTATGGCATTTCAATTGCGAAAACTGCCACAATCAACTCAAAATGTCTTGCAATTAGCTGCTTGTATTGGGAATCAGTTTGATTTAGCAACTTTGGCAATTGTTTCGCAAAAATCGACAATTGAGGCGGCTGCTGATTTGTGGAAAGCATTACAAGAGGGATTAATTTTACCGCTCAGTGATGTTTATAAGTTTTATCAAGATGAAACGGCTAATAGCTATTTTTTAATTGCCAATATAAATCAACAAATAGCTATTAGCAGTGAGCAATTAGCAAGTTACAAATTTTTACACGATCGCGTCCAACAAGCTGCCTATTCTCTGATTCCCGATAATCAAAAACAGACGACTCATTACCAAATCGGACAATTCCTTTTACAACAGATTTCCCCAGAAGCTAGAGTTGACCGGATTTTTGAAATAGTCAATCAATTAAATTACGGAACGGCTTTAATTAGCCAACAAACAGAACGAGATGAATTAGCACAACTCAATCTGATTGCTTGTCGCAAAGCCAAAAGTGCCACCGCTTATCAAGCCGGTCGTGAATATGCCAGCATTGGATTATCTTTGTTGGGAGAAAAGGCTTGGCAGCAACAATATGAAATGACGCTATGGTTCCATGACGAGGCGGCGGAATTGGCAATGCTGTGCGGTGACTTTGAGGCGATGGAACAGTATATTGAGACCGTCATCACACAGGCACACTCTTTACCTGAAAAAGTCAATGCTTGCCGCATTAGAATTCAAGCAAATATCTCTCAAAATAAACTAATCGAAGCCATTGAGATCGCCATACAGATTCTGCAACAGCTTGGCGTAACTATTCCAGCAGCCCCTACATCAGCAGATATTCAAGAGTCACTGGAAGAGATTAGCGAATTGATTGGCGACAGGGAAATTGAAGATTTTGTTCACCTAAGCGTGATGACAGATACAAACACAATTGCAGTTATTCAGATTGCCAACAGTATCATGGGCGCAGCTTACCTCAGTGGCTCTCCCTTGTTGTCATTACTAACTTCATTGGCAGTCAAACTATCCCTGCGGTACGGAAATATTTCCGCTTCAGCTTCTAGCTATGCTTACCATAGCATCATTGTCTATAATCTCTTGCAAGATGTAGATTTAGCCGTACAGTTTAATCAGTTGGGATTGAATGTCGTCTTAAAACTTGATGCCAAAGCGACTAAACCTGAAGTATTAATGATGCTGGGAACGTTTATCCTCCACCATAAATCTCACATCAAAGAAACGTTACCACTCTTGAGCGAGAGCTACGCGATTGGACTAGAAGTTGGAAACCTGCAATTTGTGGGATATAGTAGTCACTGTTTTTGTCTGAATGCTTTTTGGTGCGGTCAGTCCCTTGCCAGCTTAGAGCAGGATACACGCACCTACTACAATGCTTTACTGCAACTTAACCAATTAGCAACAGCCAATTACTGCCGGATTTATTGGCAATCTATTTTAAATTTACTAGGTTTTACGAAGCATCCCACCCTGTTGTCTGGGTCAGCCCTCCAAGAAACGGAATGTCTACCCCTGCTGTTGTCTGCAAATGACCTGTTTGGGCTGTATATCTTTTATTTGTATAAGCTCACCCTTTGCTTTTTGTTTGGGGAAGTTGAGCCAGCGAACAACTATGCACTCTTAGGCAGAAACTATTTAATCGCGGCTGGGGCAACAGTCGGCGAACCTGCATTTTATCTCTATGATTCTCTGATTGCTCTGGAACTGTTGAGTCAACCGTCAGCCGAGGCATCAACAGTATTAGAGCGGGTGGCACAAAACCAAACCCAGTTACAGCATTGGGCGCACTTTGCCCCCATGAATCACCAGCATAAGGTTGATTTAGTAGAAGCTGAAAAATGTCGAGTCTTAGGACAAAAAGCCGAAGCCATTGAGTTTTACGACAAGGCTATATCTGGAGCCAAAGCCAACGAATATATTCAAGAAGAAGCAGTTGCTAACGAACTCGCGGCAAAGTTCTACCTCGATTGGGGCAAAGAGCGCATTGCCCAAGAATACATGACGAACGCCTATTATTGTTATGCTCGTTGGGGCGCTAAAGCCAAGATTGCCGACTTGGAAAGACGCTATTCCAAAGTTCTTGCTCCCATCCTAGAGCAAACCCGTTCTCTAGTCTCTCTTCTATCAACTAGCGAAACTATATTTGCCTTGGGGAGTGTCACATCCACCTTGTCTGTGACTTCTAGCAGTAGCAGTGTTTCGGATACCCTAGATTTAAAAACTATTCTCAAAGCTTCCCAAACTATCTCCGGCGAAATCGAACTGGAAAAACTGCTTTCATCTTTGCTTTCCATCGTCATCGAAAATGCAGGGGCTAATAAATGTGTGTTCATGTTGTTGCGAGACGATCGTCTATTGATCAAAGGGTCAATTATTGAGGGTTCGGAGCCAGTTGTGTTACAGCACCTTCCTATTGAGGACAGCCAGGACATTCCCCTGAAGCTGATTTACAAAGTCTTGCACAACAGGGAGAGTGTTGTGTTGCTGGATGCGATCGCTGATCCCACCTTAGCCAATGACCCGTATATTATTCGTCAGCAGCCCAAGAGTATCTTGTGTAGCCCGATTTTGCATCAAGGTAAGTTCATGGGTATTTTATATCTAGAAAATAATTTAACAACGGGAGCGTTCACAAGCGATCGCGTCGAACTACTCAATTTACTCTGCGCCCAAGCTGCAATTTCTTTGGAAAATGCCCAACTTTACGAGCGATCGCTAGAATATTCCCAACAGCTAGAGCGATCGTTTGCCGAATTGCAGCAAAAATCGCAAGATTTACAACAGGCACAATTACAAATTGTTCAAAGTGAAAAAATGTCAGCTTTGGGTAATTTAGTCGCAGGGGTAGCTCACGAAATGAATAATCCCCTCGGTTTTATTGCTGCCAGTCTTAAACAAGCTAAACCCACCCTGGCTGATATTGTTGGACATTTGAAACTCTATCAAGAAAATCTACCAAATCCAGCCGAGGAAATTATTGAACACGCCGAAGAAATCGACTTGGATTATAGCCTATCAGACTTGCCCAAGATGATTGATTCTATGTCTATGGCGTGCGACAGGCTGAAAAACATCAGCACCAGTTTACGTACTTTCTCTCGTGCCGATCAAGATTACAAAGTGCCATTTAACATTCATGAAGGCATTGATAGCACAATTTTAATTTTGAAACATCGTCTCAAGGCAAATGAACAACGTCCCGCCATTGAAGTTGTCACCAACTACGGTAACTTACCTCAAATTGAATGCTTTCCCGGTCAATTAAATCAGGTATTTATGAATCTGATCGCAAACGCTATTGATGCCTTAGATGAATCTAATCATGGACGCAGTTTTCAGGAAATTAAAACCAATCCTAACTGCATTACGATTACAACATCAATCGAAAATAATCTAGTTAAAATTGCTATTGCTGATAATGGAAAGGGGATGAATGAATCAGTCAAATCAAAAATATTTGACCATTTATTTACGACAAAAGCTGTTGGTAAAGGAACGGGATTAGGATTAGCGATCGCTCGGCAAATTGTCGAATCAACTCACGGTGGTAAATTGAGTTGTAACTCGGTTTTAGGTGAGGGTACAGAATTCATCATTGAAATTCCGGTATAATTTAGTCCTCAGATCCCCGACTTCTTGAAGAAGTCGGGGATCTTTTTTGTTTTTTGGGAATACTAATAATCTGGAAATATTCAGGATTTAGCAGCATGGTTAGCACTTTAGTCAGTATTCCCGGATATCGCATTAGTGAAGAACTCTACTCTGGTTCCAGAACCCTAGTTTATCGAGGATATCGAGAAACTGATTCATTACCAGTAGTGATTAAATTGCTGAAAAATCCTTATCCCAATTTCAGCGAATTGTTACAGTTTCGCAATCAGTACACCATAGCGAAAAATCTTAACTCACCTCTGATAGTTCAAACTTATAGTCTGGAACCCTATCAGAATAGTTATGCGGTGGTGATGGAAGATTTTGAGGGGATTTCTCTTAAAAATTATTTCACCTCACCAGAGACGCGATATATGGCGACTCTAGAAGAGTTTTTGCGGATTGCGATCGCACTGTGCAATACCTTAGATATACTCTACCGGGAGCGTATCATACACAAAGACATCAAACCCGCCAATATTCTCATTAATCCCGAAACCAAACAAGTTAAATTAATCGACTTTAGTATTGCATCTTTGCTACCACGGGAAACCCAAACGCTAATCAATCCCAATGTATTAGAAGGTACACTAGCTTATATTTCCCCAGAACAAACAGGAAGAATGAATCGGGGGATTGACTACCGCACAGATTTCTATTCTTTGGGTGTGACATTCTACGAGTTACTAACTGGAG
This Nostoc sp. KVJ3 DNA region includes the following protein-coding sequences:
- a CDS encoding ATP-binding sensor histidine kinase; translated protein: MVSILVNIPGYRISEELYNGSRTLVYRGYRESDLLPVVIKLLKNPYPSFSELLSFRNQYTIAKNLNSPLIVQTYSLEPYQNGYALVMEDFGGISLKNYFPSVETRYIASLQQFLEIAIALCNTLDVLYRERIIHKDIKPANILINPETKQVKLIDFSIASLLPRETQTLINPNVLEGTLAYISPEQTGRMNRGIDYRTDFYSLGVTFYELLTGKLPFPSNDAMELVHCHIAKIAPLVCETNLEIPSVISEIVSKLMAKNAKDRYQSALGLKFDLENCLHQLQVDGMINGFEIGKRDVCDRFIIPDKLYGRETEVSTLLQAFERVSLGATEIMLVAGFSGIGKTAVVNEVHKPIVRQRGYFIKGKYDQFQRNIPFSAFVQAFRDLMGQLLTESDAQLQQWRNKILSAVGENGQVIIEVIPELSRIIGEQPPAIELSGTAAQNRFNLLFQKFTQVFTSLEHPLVMFLDDLQWADSASLKLMQLLMADTKHLLLIGAYRDNEVNPGHPLMLTLNEIEKKQTTINTITLAPLNQEKVNQLVADTLKCSQDLASPLSRLVFQKTQGNPFFSIQFLKALHQELLINFNSKSGYWQCDIAQVNQQAVTDDVVEFMALQLEKLPLATQNILKLASCIGNQFDLATLAIVSEQCQINTAAALWKALQEGFILPISEVYKFYQGEEREQLALSSQNIEKKIAKYAFLHDRVQQAAYFLISDEQKTATHLKIGQLLRENLSELEIEEKLFDLVGHLNLGIELISQASDRQALAQLNFKAGSKAKNATAYTAARVYFQTGIALLQPDCWQTQYELALNLHLAVTEASYLNSDFESMEEMAGVVLQNAQTIFDKVKIYEIKIAALTAQSQILGAIAVGADVLSQLGVDLPSAPESAQIGKALEYLKEQLQGREISELLDLPVMSDRRAIAAMQLLGILFAPVLLGNPGLMPLLSATMVRLSLQFGNTPASTVGYAIHGMVLCAFLSEVEAGYQFGLLALSLLEKLNDPGIKCLPLSFFGAFIQHRQQSFLATLSTMKDSYTNGMETGSFLYAGYSIQCYEHIALFAGVNLNTLSAELVPYSVVLTQAKQNAACILLDTVRQVVENLRETGSQPHRLMGTAYDETIMLPKHQQDNDFTAIAYAYTYKLMLAALWGNYHAALEYITGIKPYFMAAAGAVHIPVFHFYAALTYLALFSTQPEAEKEAREQGAGSKGESSNGDLTPPGREPLNRSGGIRHEFRSAPQQESGVISPRSLPPSPCLLVEAQTHQTILHQWAENAPMNHLHKWYLVEAERYRVLGEKVAASEYYDQAIALAKTHQFINEEALANELAAKFYLDWGKQRIAGEYMIEAYYSYISWGAKAKVADLERRYPQLLAPILQQTRSPLSINETVLALGNVISTSSPTSSSNVSVALDLAAILKASQTLSGEIELEKLLSVLLAIAIENAGADKCVLMLLQDKHLLIKGSITLGTEPIVLQSLPVEDSQDIPLKLIYKILHNRQTTMLIDASADPTLANDPYIIRQQPKSILCSPILHQGKLMGILYLENNLVTGAFTSDRLQVLNFLTTQAAISLENALLYHKLEDYSHTLEQKVEKRTQEITEKATQLESTLEKLYSTQAQLIQSEKMSGLGQLVAGIAHEINNPINFIYGNLQPASEYVASLIELNNLYQELYPQPLPEIAEKIADIELEFISDDLQKLLSSMRVGADRIRQIVLSLRNFSRLDESEIKSVDIHSGINSTLFILQHRLQGNSKHPEIAIIQKYGQLPLVNCYASALNQVFMNIINNAIDALESSDENFQPNIIIQTEFTESKKVIIRIADNGIGMSKSVQNKIFNPFFTTKPVGSGTGLGLSTSYSIVVEKHGGQLSCTSAPGEGTEFIIEIPL
- a CDS encoding ATP-binding sensor histidine kinase, whose product is MVSIFVSIPGYRISEELYNGSRTLVYRGYRETDSLPVVIKLLKNPYPNFSELLSFRNQYTIAKNLNSPLIVQTHSLESYQNGYALVMEDFGGISLKDYFTSEQGRYIASLEEFLRIAIALCNTLDVLYRERIIHKDIKPANILINPETKQVKLIDFSIASLLPRETQTLINPNVLEGTLAYISPEQTGRMNRGIDYRTDFYSLGVTFYELLTGILPFQSDDPMELVHSHIAKMPTALANREEIPQVISDIVMKLIAKNAEDRYQSALGLKFDLENCLRQLQNDGIIDDFEIARRDVCDRFIIPDKLYGRETEVQTLLDAFERVSLGATEMMLVAGFSGIGKTAVVNEVHKPIVRQRGYFIKGKYDQFQRNIPFSAFVQAFRDLMGQLLSESDAQIQQWSNQILEAVGDNGQVIIEVIPELSRIIGEQPPAIELSGTAAQNRFNLLFQKFTQVFTSLEHPLVMFLDDLQWADSASLKLMQLLMADTKHLLLIGAYRDNEVNPAHPLMLTLSEIQKAQATINTITLAPLSQVQVNQLVADTLKCTETLASPLSQLVYQKTQGNPFFATQFLKALHQDRLIEFNFQSGCWQCDIVQVITQAVTDDVVAFMAFQLRKLPQSTQNVLQLAACIGNQFDLATLAIVSQKSTIEAAADLWKALQEGLILPLSDVYKFYQDETANSYFLIANINQQIAISSEQLASYKFLHDRVQQAAYSLIPDNQKQTTHYQIGQFLLQQISPEARVDRIFEIVNQLNYGTALISQQTERDELAQLNLIACRKAKSATAYQAGREYASIGLSLLGEKAWQQQYEMTLWFHDEAAELAMLCGDFEAMEQYIETVITQAHSLPEKVNACRIRIQANISQNKLIEAIEIAIQILQQLGVTIPAAPTSADIQESLEEISELIGDREIEDFVHLSVMTDTNTIAVIQIANSIMGAAYLSGSPLLSLLTSLAVKLSLRYGNISASASSYAYHSIIVYNLLQDVDLAVQFNQLGLNVVLKLDAKATKPEVLMMLGTFILHHKSHIKETLPLLSESYAIGLEVGNLQFVGYSSHCFCLNAFWCGQSLASLEQDTRTYYNALLQLNQLATANYCRIYWQSILNLLGFTKHPTLLSGSALQETECLPLLLSANDLFGLYIFYLYKLTLCFLFGEVEPANNYALLGRNYLIAAGATVGEPAFYLYDSLIALELLSQPSAEASTVLERVAQNQTQLQHWAHFAPMNHQHKVDLVEAEKCRVLGQKAEAIEFYDKAISGAKANEYIQEEAVANELAAKFYLDWGKERIAQEYMTNAYYCYARWGAKAKIADLERRYSKVLAPILEQTRSLVSLLSTSETIFALGSVTSTLSVTSSSSSVSDTLDLKTILKASQTISGEIELEKLLSSLLSIVIENAGANKCVFMLLRDDRLLIKGSIIEGSEPVVLQHLPIEDSQDIPLKLIYKVLHNRESVVLLDAIADPTLANDPYIIRQQPKSILCSPILHQGKFMGILYLENNLTTGAFTSDRVELLNLLCAQAAISLENAQLYERSLEYSQQLERSFAELQQKSQDLQQAQLQIVQSEKMSALGNLVAGVAHEMNNPLGFIAASLKQAKPTLADIVGHLKLYQENLPNPAEEIIEHAEEIDLDYSLSDLPKMIDSMSMACDRLKNISTSLRTFSRADQDYKVPFNIHEGIDSTILILKHRLKANEQRPAIEVVTNYGNLPQIECFPGQLNQVFMNLIANAIDALDESNHGRSFQEIKTNPNCITITTSIENNLVKIAIADNGKGMNESVKSKIFDHLFTTKAVGKGTGLGLAIARQIVESTHGGKLSCNSVLGEGTEFIIEIPV